Proteins encoded by one window of Pseudochaenichthys georgianus chromosome 9, fPseGeo1.2, whole genome shotgun sequence:
- the LOC139434514 gene encoding zinc finger protein 79-like, which yields MERETVCLTEFAGKGDLGNMSKVQMLLSLKKQRLTAAAEEIFALFEKTIAELEEELSLSKEENERLQKLLDAVLQPQLRIHRADVQLLEVVKEEVLPDQQEWSTSLDQEDLEPLPHIKQEQEELRISQEGEQLQKLEEADITKSTFTPDPVKSEDDKEKLQSSQPHQRQTEHMETEADGDDCRGPEPARNSDLESSLQPKTEDDTGDSSEPDTGDSSEPDIEDSADWKKTREPASGTNSLKNRLESVSDSSRSAENKSFSYSVYKKAFSQCRNVKAHMRIHTGEKQFSCSVCEKAFLRREHLKSHMRIHTGEKPHSCLVCKKAFSQNTVLKRHMRIHTGEKPHSCSVCKKAFSQNTDLKRHMEIHTGEKPHSCSVCKKAFSENIDLKIHMSIHTGEKPFSCSVCTKYFALCGHLKKHMRIHTGEKPHSCSVCKKAFSQRGNLKAHMRVHTGERIYSCNVCDKRFKWCSDLKRHKCVGCQSSQLNEIQTEDNGEAEPPISSSAEHIETEADGGQ from the exons atggagagagaaacggtgtgtttaacggagtttgcaggaaaaggtgatctaggaaacatgagtaaagtccaaatgctgctgtcgttgaagaagcagcgactcactgctgctgctgaagagatatttgctctgtttgaaaaaacgatagcagagctcgaggaggagttgtctctttccaaagaggagaacgagagactccagaaactactggacgctgttttacagcctcagcttcggatacacagagcag atgtccaGCTGCTGgaggtggttaaagaagaggttctccctgaccagcaggagtggagcaccagtctggaccaggaggacctAGAGCCCCtcccacacattaagcaggaacaggaggaactcaggatcagtcaggagggagagcagcttcagaagctggaggaggctgatatcaccaagtccacgttcactcctgaccctgtgaagagtgaagatgataaagagaaacttcagtcctcacagcctcatcaaagacaaactgaacacatggaaacagaagctgatggagatgactgtcgaggaccagaaccagccaggaactcagatctagagagcagtttacaaccaaagactgaggacgacactggagactcttctgaacctgacactggagactcttctgaacctgacattgaagacagtgctgattggaaaaAGACCAGAGAACCTGCGTCAGGcacaaactcactgaaaaatagacttgaatctgtcagtgattcaagccgtagtgctgaaaataaatcaTTCAGCTACTCAGTCTATAAGAAAGCCTTTTCACAGTGTAGGAATGtaaaggcacacatgagaatccacacaggagagaaacaatTTAGCTGCTCAGTTTGTGAGAAAGCTTTTTTGCGGAGAGAACATTTAAAgtcacacatgagaatccacacaggagagaaaccacataGCTGCTTAGtatgtaagaaagctttttcacagaataCAGttttaaagagacacatgagaatccacacaggagagaaaccacacagctgctcagtctgtaagaaagctttttcacagaatacagatttaaagagacacatggaaatccacacaggagagaaaccacacagctgctcagtctgtaagaaagctttttcagagAATATAGACTTAAAGATACACATGAGtatccacacaggagaaaaaccctTTAGCTGCTCAGTTTGTACCAAATATTTTGCATTGtgtggacatttaaaaaaacacatgcgaatccacacaggagagaaaccacacagctgctcagtctgtaagaaagctttttcacagcgTGGAAatttaaaggcacacatgagagtccacacaggagagagaatatacagctgcaatgtttgtgacaaaagatttaaatggtGTAGTGATTTAAAAAGACACAAGTGTGTTGGTTgtcagtcctcacagcttaatgaaattcaaactgaggataacggagaggcagagcctccaatcagcagctcagctgaacacatagaaacagaagctgatggaggacAATAA